In the genome of Opitutia bacterium KCR 482, one region contains:
- the rpiB gene encoding ribose 5-phosphate isomerase B: MKQKLSIGCDHGAIDLKNALVAALSGDFEITDEGTFDKSSVDYPDFAAKVCADVKSGNAGFGVLLCTTGIGMSIAANKVRGIRAALCHNEDCAKFSRLHNNANVICMGAKYVPAELAERLVRIFAETQFEGGRHERRVGKFMDFEKDC; encoded by the coding sequence ATGAAACAAAAGCTTAGCATAGGTTGCGACCACGGCGCAATCGACCTCAAAAACGCGCTCGTCGCCGCGCTCTCCGGCGACTTCGAAATTACAGACGAAGGCACTTTCGACAAGTCGAGCGTAGACTACCCCGACTTCGCCGCAAAAGTCTGCGCCGACGTGAAATCGGGCAACGCCGGCTTCGGCGTGCTGCTGTGCACCACGGGAATCGGAATGTCGATAGCCGCGAACAAGGTGCGGGGAATCCGCGCCGCGCTCTGCCACAACGAAGACTGCGCAAAATTCTCGCGCCTGCACAACAACGCAAACGTAATCTGCATGGGCGCAAAATACGTCCCAGCGGAACTCGCCGAAAGGCTCGTGCGGATTTTCGCGGAAACGCAGTTCGAGGGCGGACGCCACGAAAGGCGCGTCGGAAAATTCATGGACTTCGAAAAAGATTGTTAA
- the glyA gene encoding serine hydroxymethyltransferase, whose translation MNNAIKAAPLKEVDSAVFDAIKAETNRQQTHIELIASENFVIPAVMEAMGSTLTNKYAEGYPGKRYYGGCEFVDIVEQLAIDRAKELFGAEHVNVQPHSGSQANIAVYTAVLQPGDKILTMSLEHGGHLSHGHPKNLSGMLYNVVNYGVDEKTGYIDYDKLEETAMAEKPKLITVGASAYPRTIDFERMSQIAKKCGAMIMADIAHIAGLVAAGVHPSPVPFCDFVTTTTHKTLRGPRGGIIMCREQYAKAIDSAIFPGTQGGPLMHVIAGKAVCFGEALKDSFKEYQKQIVKNSKALAEGLMKRGIGLVSGGTDNHLLLIDLRIKHPDLTGKDAQTALDKANITTNKNTIPGETRSPFKASGIRLGTPAVTSRGMKEEDMDRIAEAIVTVLNAPEDEAEIAKAKAIAEDLCKKYPLPY comes from the coding sequence ATGAACAACGCCATCAAAGCAGCTCCCCTCAAAGAAGTAGACAGCGCGGTTTTCGACGCAATCAAGGCCGAAACCAACCGTCAGCAAACGCATATCGAACTCATCGCCTCGGAAAACTTCGTTATCCCCGCGGTTATGGAAGCAATGGGCTCGACCCTCACAAACAAATACGCCGAAGGCTATCCGGGCAAAAGATACTACGGCGGCTGCGAATTTGTGGACATCGTTGAACAGCTCGCAATCGACAGGGCTAAGGAGCTTTTCGGCGCGGAACACGTAAACGTACAGCCCCACTCAGGCTCGCAGGCGAACATCGCAGTCTACACGGCGGTGCTCCAACCCGGCGACAAAATCCTGACAATGTCGCTCGAACACGGCGGACACCTCTCGCACGGACACCCCAAGAACCTTTCGGGCATGCTCTACAACGTAGTAAACTACGGCGTTGACGAAAAAACTGGCTATATAGACTACGACAAGCTCGAAGAAACCGCAATGGCGGAAAAGCCGAAGCTCATCACGGTCGGCGCGTCGGCATACCCGCGCACAATAGACTTCGAAAGAATGTCGCAAATCGCCAAGAAATGCGGCGCAATGATTATGGCGGACATCGCGCACATCGCGGGCTTGGTCGCGGCGGGCGTGCACCCCTCGCCCGTTCCGTTCTGCGACTTCGTGACGACAACTACACACAAGACCCTCAGAGGCCCGCGCGGCGGCATCATCATGTGCCGCGAGCAGTACGCAAAGGCAATCGACTCGGCAATCTTCCCCGGAACGCAGGGAGGGCCTCTCATGCACGTCATCGCGGGCAAGGCGGTTTGCTTCGGCGAAGCGCTCAAAGACTCTTTCAAGGAATACCAGAAGCAGATTGTCAAGAACTCCAAGGCTCTCGCGGAAGGCTTGATGAAACGCGGCATCGGGCTGGTATCGGGCGGCACGGACAACCACCTGCTGCTCATCGACCTGCGCATTAAACACCCCGACCTCACGGGCAAAGACGCGCAGACGGCTCTCGACAAGGCGAACATCACGACGAACAAAAACACAATCCCCGGCGAAACGCGCTCGCCCTTCAAGGCAAGCGGCATCAGACTCGGCACGCCCGCGGTTACAAGCCGCGGCATGAAAGAGGAAGACATGGACAGAATCGCCGAGGCAATCGTTACGGTTCTGAACGCGCCCGAAGACGAAGCGGAAATAGCAAAGGCAAAGGCAATCGCCGAAGACCTCTGCAAAAAATACCCGCTTCCCTACTAA
- a CDS encoding phospho-sugar mutase, which yields MSETNEELKKLVAAAQGKILPASSENLAKWLSHDFLPEWALESLAELFKKGDFDEIDDRFFKPLAFGTGGMRGRTIGKKSASAELGTVSDKGTPEHAAVGASYMNDFNVARATMGLFNYCKKFLDSNGGGTPKLAVACDVRHFSTHFAQLCASVWRKMGGEVYLFDGPRSTPQLSFTVRNLATTAGIVITASHNPPHDNGYKVYFGDGAQVISPHAEGIVAEVDKIEWKDIRDFLKIDLDGVKTVPQASEDAYVKSIENCVIDKEVMAANKPKLVYTAVHGTGAALCPSVMRHFGLDPILVDEQMVMDPRFPTVKQPNPEYAETLSMGIAKMRESGAECLMATDPDADRMGAAIRTKDGGVKILTGNMIGSLLADYRATQMKAKGIIVSPEKCALVKTFVTTPLQDKIAEIHGLKCVNTLTGFKWIGGKLTKYERELVEATGSDCTDRGYAERARLMQKHSTFFVFGGEESYGYLGTDSVRDKDANAAVIMFSEMLAYLKSQGKTVEEYLDSIYLKCGYYLEDLKSIYREGASGSAEIQSFLKMLDEKPLEEVAGVKVAKAVNFNRDEIFDADGDRIPREKFFFYTLENGYSFAVRGSGTEPKIKFYAFAAEKAESADKLDAAKQTARKELDALLDDLARKFENAVKQA from the coding sequence ATGTCTGAAACAAACGAAGAACTCAAAAAACTCGTAGCGGCGGCGCAGGGAAAGATTCTGCCCGCAAGCTCCGAAAATTTGGCAAAATGGCTGTCGCACGACTTCCTGCCCGAATGGGCGCTGGAATCGCTCGCGGAACTCTTCAAAAAAGGCGACTTCGACGAAATCGACGACAGGTTTTTCAAACCGCTCGCGTTCGGAACGGGCGGCATGCGCGGACGCACAATCGGCAAAAAGTCGGCTTCGGCGGAACTCGGAACGGTGTCCGACAAGGGCACGCCCGAACACGCGGCGGTCGGCGCAAGCTATATGAACGACTTCAACGTAGCCCGCGCCACGATGGGGCTTTTCAACTACTGCAAAAAATTTCTCGACTCAAACGGCGGCGGCACGCCCAAGCTCGCCGTCGCCTGCGACGTCCGCCACTTCTCGACGCACTTCGCGCAGCTCTGCGCCTCGGTGTGGCGCAAAATGGGCGGCGAAGTCTACCTCTTCGACGGCCCGCGCTCCACGCCGCAACTGTCGTTTACGGTGCGCAACCTCGCAACGACGGCGGGAATCGTAATCACGGCGAGCCACAACCCGCCGCACGACAACGGCTACAAGGTCTACTTCGGCGACGGAGCGCAGGTAATCTCGCCCCACGCGGAGGGAATCGTGGCGGAGGTAGACAAGATTGAATGGAAGGACATTCGCGACTTTTTGAAAATCGACCTCGACGGCGTTAAAACCGTTCCGCAGGCGTCGGAGGACGCCTATGTGAAGTCGATAGAAAACTGCGTTATCGACAAGGAGGTAATGGCGGCCAACAAGCCGAAGCTCGTCTACACGGCGGTGCACGGCACGGGCGCGGCTCTCTGCCCGTCGGTCATGCGCCACTTCGGGCTCGACCCGATTCTCGTCGACGAGCAGATGGTCATGGACCCGCGCTTCCCGACGGTAAAACAGCCGAACCCCGAATACGCCGAAACGCTCTCGATGGGCATCGCAAAAATGAGGGAAAGCGGCGCGGAATGCCTCATGGCGACAGACCCCGACGCCGACAGAATGGGCGCGGCAATCAGGACGAAAGACGGCGGCGTGAAAATCCTTACGGGCAACATGATTGGCTCGCTGCTCGCCGACTACCGCGCAACGCAGATGAAGGCGAAGGGCATAATCGTAAGCCCCGAAAAATGCGCCCTCGTAAAGACATTTGTGACGACTCCGTTGCAGGATAAAATCGCGGAAATCCACGGGCTGAAATGCGTCAACACGCTCACGGGCTTCAAGTGGATAGGCGGCAAGCTCACCAAGTACGAAAGGGAACTCGTCGAGGCGACGGGCTCGGACTGCACCGACAGGGGATACGCCGAACGCGCGCGCCTCATGCAAAAGCACAGCACGTTCTTCGTGTTCGGCGGAGAGGAAAGCTACGGATATCTCGGCACGGACTCCGTGCGCGACAAGGACGCAAACGCGGCGGTCATCATGTTCTCCGAAATGCTCGCATACCTGAAATCGCAGGGGAAAACTGTTGAGGAATACCTCGATTCCATTTACCTCAAATGCGGCTACTACCTTGAAGACCTCAAAAGCATCTATCGCGAGGGCGCGTCGGGTTCGGCGGAAATACAGTCGTTCCTGAAAATGCTCGACGAAAAGCCGCTCGAAGAGGTCGCGGGAGTGAAAGTCGCAAAGGCGGTGAACTTCAACAGGGACGAAATTTTCGACGCAGACGGCGACCGCATACCGCGCGAAAAATTCTTCTTCTACACGCTCGAAAACGGATACAGCTTCGCGGTGCGCGGAAGCGGCACCGAGCCGAAAATCAAGTTCTACGCGTTCGCGGCGGAAAAGGCGGAGTCGGCTGACAAGCTCGACGCGGCAAAACAGACCGCCCGCAAAGAGCTTGACGCCCTGCTCGACGACCTCGCGCGGAAGTTCGAAAACGCCGTAAAACAGGCTTGA
- a CDS encoding glycoside hydrolase family 99-like domain-containing protein, giving the protein MKKLLILLSAVCALSGCGSVSESACRKSSENYDIAAYVWPAYHPAPRWRELGIFAHGCGEWQNVYEAKPKRAGHKQPIEPLWGYENEADPIAVARKIDAALAAGVNVFIYDWYWYGGRPFLEDALNNGFLKAPNNERMKFYLMWANHDVDKLWNNKVGGREKSKIVWSADVSYGEFVEKLVPRFIEYFKKPNYYKIAGKPVFAVYDLKNLIRGMGGCATAKQGLEYLDSAAVKAGFKGVHLLLNCPAKEYSVGKDRAIPGNPSATPAEVVKYLGFESFTTYNWVSESWSEKTKAEPELTYAQWVDLSTAKYGEIAARYPDGQYFPHVSVGWDNNPRYPEYTKRIVGSNPADFERGLRIAKKWADENIRAGMPKLITLNAWNEWTEGCYLEPSKEFGYGFLNAVARVFGDCGQAK; this is encoded by the coding sequence ATGAAAAAATTGCTTATATTGTTATCCGCGGTTTGCGCGCTGTCGGGTTGCGGTTCCGTTTCGGAATCAGCCTGCCGCAAATCCTCCGAAAATTACGACATTGCGGCGTACGTCTGGCCGGCGTACCACCCCGCGCCCCGCTGGCGGGAGCTCGGAATATTCGCCCACGGCTGCGGGGAATGGCAGAACGTCTACGAGGCAAAACCGAAGCGCGCGGGACACAAACAGCCGATAGAGCCTCTTTGGGGCTACGAAAACGAAGCCGACCCGATTGCCGTGGCGCGGAAAATCGACGCCGCCCTCGCCGCGGGCGTGAACGTATTTATCTACGACTGGTATTGGTACGGAGGCAGGCCGTTCCTCGAAGACGCGCTCAACAACGGCTTCCTTAAAGCCCCCAACAACGAGCGCATGAAGTTCTACCTGATGTGGGCGAACCACGACGTAGACAAGCTTTGGAACAACAAAGTCGGAGGCAGGGAAAAGTCGAAAATCGTATGGAGTGCCGACGTTTCCTACGGCGAATTTGTGGAAAAGCTCGTTCCGCGCTTCATCGAGTATTTCAAGAAACCCAATTACTATAAAATTGCGGGAAAGCCCGTGTTTGCCGTGTACGACTTGAAAAACCTCATTCGCGGAATGGGCGGTTGCGCAACGGCGAAGCAGGGTCTCGAATATCTCGATTCGGCGGCCGTCAAAGCGGGATTTAAGGGCGTGCATTTATTGCTGAACTGCCCAGCCAAAGAGTATTCCGTCGGCAAGGACAGGGCTATTCCGGGCAATCCGTCGGCGACTCCCGCGGAGGTAGTGAAGTATCTCGGCTTCGAGTCTTTTACGACATACAACTGGGTCAGCGAGTCGTGGTCGGAAAAGACGAAAGCAGAACCAGAATTAACCTACGCGCAGTGGGTTGACCTAAGCACAGCCAAATACGGGGAAATCGCCGCGCGCTATCCCGACGGACAATATTTCCCGCACGTTTCGGTAGGCTGGGACAATAACCCGCGCTATCCCGAATACACGAAACGGATAGTAGGCTCGAATCCCGCCGACTTCGAGCGCGGTTTGCGGATCGCAAAAAAATGGGCGGACGAAAACATCCGCGCGGGCATGCCCAAGCTCATAACGCTCAACGCGTGGAACGAATGGACAGAGGGTTGCTATCTCGAACCGTCAAAGGAGTTCGGGTACGGCTTCCTTAACGCCGTCGCCCGCGTATTCGGCGACTGCGGTCAGGCGAAGTAG
- a CDS encoding glycoside hydrolase family 99-like domain-containing protein, which produces MKDLLILLTLASVAAGCASAPETEEIAVNTSDASDQYDVAAIVWPAYHPASRWKELGIFKHGNGEWQNVYEAKTKFDGHREPLTPLWGYESEANPISVARKIDAALAAGINVFVYDWYWYGGRPFLEDALNNGFLKAPNNERMKFFLMWANHDVNKLWDNKVGGDAKWEKIWSAAVSYDEFTEKLVPRFIEYFKKPNYYKIDNKPVFSLYLPNDFIKGVGGMEKAKQALDFFRAEAKKAGFAGVHIQTMVTPVWAWRKPIAVPGQEKSTFPEMFKYLGIDSATVYNWPSLSKIEKGKQYKTWGEESLAMFDKMRPLYGVAYVPNVTIGWDNNSRFPKEQITTVIENSNPTDYEHFLRETKKWLDKNPQDGMPKLLIINSWNEWTEGTQLEPDDKNGYDFLNATARVFGGSGQAIEK; this is translated from the coding sequence ATGAAAGACTTGCTAATATTACTCACACTTGCTTCGGTCGCGGCGGGTTGCGCCTCCGCGCCCGAAACCGAAGAAATCGCGGTAAACACGTCCGACGCGTCCGACCAGTACGACGTTGCGGCTATTGTTTGGCCCGCCTACCACCCCGCGTCGCGCTGGAAAGAGCTTGGCATTTTCAAACACGGCAACGGCGAATGGCAGAACGTCTACGAAGCGAAGACCAAGTTCGACGGACACCGCGAACCCCTCACTCCGCTCTGGGGCTACGAAAGCGAGGCAAACCCGATTTCCGTGGCGCGTAAAATCGACGCCGCGCTCGCGGCGGGCATAAACGTTTTCGTCTACGACTGGTACTGGTACGGCGGGCGTCCGTTCCTCGAAGACGCGCTCAACAACGGCTTCCTGAAAGCCCCCAACAACGAGCGCATGAAGTTCTTTTTGATGTGGGCAAACCACGACGTCAACAAACTTTGGGACAACAAAGTTGGCGGCGACGCGAAGTGGGAAAAAATTTGGAGCGCGGCGGTTTCGTACGACGAATTTACGGAAAAGCTCGTTCCGCGCTTCATCGAATACTTCAAGAAGCCCAACTATTATAAAATCGACAACAAGCCCGTGTTCTCGCTCTATCTGCCGAACGACTTTATCAAGGGAGTCGGCGGAATGGAGAAGGCAAAACAGGCGCTCGACTTCTTCCGCGCGGAGGCGAAGAAAGCCGGCTTTGCGGGCGTGCATATCCAAACCATGGTAACGCCCGTTTGGGCATGGCGCAAACCAATCGCCGTCCCCGGACAGGAAAAATCGACGTTCCCCGAAATGTTCAAATACCTCGGCATCGACAGCGCCACGGTTTACAACTGGCCGTCGCTTTCGAAAATCGAAAAGGGCAAGCAGTACAAAACTTGGGGCGAAGAGAGCCTTGCCATGTTCGACAAAATGCGCCCACTGTACGGCGTAGCCTACGTTCCGAACGTGACAATCGGCTGGGACAACAACTCGCGCTTCCCGAAAGAGCAGATTACGACGGTCATCGAAAATTCGAACCCGACGGACTACGAACACTTCCTGCGCGAAACCAAGAAGTGGCTCGACAAAAACCCGCAGGACGGCATGCCCAAGCTGCTAATCATCAACTCGTGGAACGAATGGACGGAGGGCACCCAGCTTGAGCCCGACGACAAAAACGGCTACGACTTCCTCAACGCCACCGCCAGAGTCTTCGGCGGAAGCGGTCAGGCTATTGAAAAATAA
- a CDS encoding glycoside hydrolase family 99-like domain-containing protein has translation MKKTIISALFSIAASASALAASGYDVAAIVWPAYHPAPRWQELGIFKHGNGEWQNVYEAHTKFEGHREPLTPLWGYEREDDPIVVARKIDAALAAGINVFIYDWYWYQGRPFLENALNNGFLKAPNNGRMKFYLMWANHDVDHLWDNTIGKKGKHDKVWAAEVSYDEFVEKLVPRFIEYFKKPNYYKIDNKPVFSFFVPNKFITGVGGMEKAKQALDFFRAEAKKAGFAGIHFQTFSSLLWRKPLAVPGQEKSTFPEMYKYIGFDSVTVYNWPSLSRVEKGKQYKTWGEESFALFDKMAKHYGVPFVPNVTIGWDNNSRFPKNETTTVIENTNAKDYEHFLRESKKWLDKNPQAGMPKLMIINSWNEWTEGSQLEPDDKNGYDFLNATARVFGGSGQAK, from the coding sequence ATGAAAAAAACAATAATATCAGCGCTCTTTTCGATAGCGGCGTCGGCGTCCGCGCTTGCGGCGTCGGGCTACGACGTGGCGGCGATAGTCTGGCCGGCCTACCACCCCGCGCCCCGCTGGCAGGAACTCGGCATTTTCAAACACGGCAACGGCGAATGGCAGAACGTCTACGAGGCGCACACGAAGTTCGAGGGACACCGCGAACCCCTCACGCCGCTCTGGGGCTACGAGCGCGAGGACGACCCCATTGTAGTCGCCCGTAAAATCGACGCAGCACTCGCGGCGGGCATAAATGTTTTCATATACGACTGGTACTGGTACCAAGGCAGACCCTTTCTTGAAAACGCGCTCAACAACGGCTTCCTGAAAGCTCCCAACAACGGGCGCATGAAGTTCTACCTGATGTGGGCAAACCACGACGTAGACCACCTTTGGGACAACACAATCGGCAAAAAGGGCAAGCACGACAAGGTTTGGGCTGCCGAAGTCTCGTACGACGAGTTTGTCGAAAAGCTCGTTCCGCGCTTCATCGAATATTTCAAGAAGCCCAACTATTATAAAATCGACAACAAGCCCGTATTCTCGTTCTTTGTTCCCAACAAATTCATCACGGGCGTGGGCGGAATGGAAAAGGCGAAACAGGCTCTCGACTTCTTCCGCGCGGAGGCTAAAAAAGCGGGCTTTGCGGGAATCCACTTCCAGACGTTCTCGTCGCTGCTTTGGAGAAAGCCGCTTGCCGTCCCCGGTCAGGAAAAATCCACATTCCCCGAAATGTACAAATACATCGGATTCGACAGCGTAACGGTTTACAACTGGCCGTCGCTTTCGAGGGTCGAAAAGGGAAAGCAGTATAAAACATGGGGCGAAGAGAGCTTTGCGTTGTTCGACAAAATGGCGAAACATTACGGCGTTCCGTTCGTTCCGAACGTGACAATCGGCTGGGACAACAACTCGCGCTTCCCGAAGAACGAGACGACAACCGTCATCGAAAACACGAATGCAAAAGACTACGAACACTTCCTGCGCGAATCCAAAAAGTGGCTCGACAAAAATCCGCAGGCGGGCATGCCCAAGCTGATGATTATCAATTCGTGGAACGAATGGACCGAGGGCAGCCAGCTCGAACCCGACGACAAAAACGGCTACGACTTCCTCAACGCCACCGCCAGAGTCTTCGGCGGAAGCGGTCAGGCTAAATAA
- a CDS encoding SGNH/GDSL hydrolase family protein gives MKFAMFAGALFAACALTAAESGGDTISAKFGNTVSGAAQAKAPQLVYFEGNGKSGGLLCMGHSLTKHAPAPALGWFSDCGMAASKKENDYVHLLWEKLKKDNPDIPLCIAKGAFFERNFVDADKILPRYKQARDFKPKWIVISLVDNVSREMAAKHDFIKYYAKLVKYLNPDGAAKMVITTGWYPTSKLNDKLKDFARQNGITIVDICAIAQKEGMTAKGKFAHSGVASHPSDAGMAALADAYYKALSRQ, from the coding sequence ATGAAATTTGCGATGTTTGCGGGGGCGTTGTTTGCCGCCTGCGCGTTGACGGCGGCGGAAAGCGGCGGCGATACTATTTCGGCGAAGTTCGGCAATACTGTTTCGGGCGCGGCTCAGGCGAAAGCGCCTCAACTTGTGTATTTCGAGGGGAACGGGAAATCGGGCGGACTGCTGTGCATGGGGCATTCGCTCACAAAACACGCCCCCGCGCCCGCGCTTGGCTGGTTTTCCGACTGCGGAATGGCTGCGTCCAAAAAGGAGAACGACTATGTCCATCTGCTTTGGGAAAAGCTCAAAAAGGACAATCCCGACATACCGCTTTGCATTGCAAAGGGCGCGTTTTTCGAGCGCAACTTTGTCGACGCCGACAAAATCCTGCCGCGCTACAAGCAGGCTCGCGACTTCAAGCCGAAGTGGATTGTAATTTCGCTCGTAGACAACGTATCGCGGGAAATGGCGGCGAAACACGATTTCATCAAGTACTACGCAAAGCTCGTAAAATATCTCAATCCCGACGGCGCGGCGAAGATGGTAATCACCACGGGCTGGTATCCGACAAGCAAGCTCAACGACAAGCTCAAAGACTTCGCCAGGCAAAACGGAATAACGATTGTGGACATCTGCGCAATCGCCCAAAAAGAGGGCATGACCGCAAAGGGAAAATTCGCCCACAGCGGCGTCGCAAGCCACCCGTCCGACGCGGGCATGGCGGCTCTCGCCGACGCCTACTACAAAGCTCTTTCGCGGCAATAA
- a CDS encoding pyridoxamine 5'-phosphate oxidase family protein yields MSTMNITPMRKDRTITEEQAEKILDTGEYGFLSLISDDEYPYGVPINYVKVGRAIYMHCAPEGRKIDCVKKNANASFCVVGNATVCPRQFSLDYSSAIAFGKVSICEESEKLEALREIAKRFAPQFMKEADFYISKSAPRTTILRFDIEAVSGKAKHIIEK; encoded by the coding sequence ATGTCTACCATGAACATTACCCCGATGCGCAAAGACAGGACAATCACGGAAGAACAAGCCGAGAAAATTCTCGACACTGGCGAATACGGCTTTCTTTCGCTTATCTCAGACGACGAATATCCGTATGGCGTCCCGATTAACTATGTGAAAGTCGGGCGCGCAATCTACATGCACTGCGCTCCCGAAGGGCGGAAAATCGACTGCGTGAAAAAAAACGCAAACGCTTCGTTTTGCGTCGTGGGGAACGCAACTGTCTGCCCGCGCCAGTTCTCGCTCGACTATTCGAGCGCGATTGCATTCGGTAAAGTTTCGATTTGCGAAGAGTCCGAAAAGCTCGAAGCTCTCAGGGAAATCGCCAAGAGGTTTGCGCCGCAATTCATGAAAGAAGCCGATTTCTACATTTCGAAATCAGCGCCGCGCACGACAATTTTGCGTTTCGACATCGAAGCAGTTTCGGGCAAGGCTAAGCACATAATCGAAAAATAG
- a CDS encoding GGGtGRT protein has protein sequence MAITFESYERRIEKINKVCAEYGLSGLEEAKALCDSKGINVDAIVKGIQPIAFENAVWAYTLGAAIALKKGSKNAAEAAENIGIGLQAFCIPGSVADSRDVGLGHGNLGAMLLREETKCFCFLAGHESFAAAEGAIGIAKTANKVRKEPLRVILNGLGKDAAYIISRINGFTHVETEYDYYTGELKITKETAFSKGDKAKVRVYGADDVSEGVAIMIKEGVDVSITGNSTNPTRFQHPVAGTYKKWAIEHGKKYFSVASGGGTGRTLHPDNMGAGPASYGMTDTMGRMHGDAQFAGSSSVPAHVEMMGLIGMGNNPMVGATVAVAVAVEEASK, from the coding sequence ATGGCTATCACATTCGAAAGTTATGAAAGACGCATAGAAAAAATCAACAAAGTATGCGCCGAATACGGTTTGTCGGGTCTCGAAGAAGCCAAGGCTCTTTGCGATTCCAAGGGCATCAACGTTGACGCCATCGTCAAGGGCATTCAGCCCATCGCGTTCGAAAACGCTGTTTGGGCTTATACTCTCGGCGCGGCAATCGCCCTCAAAAAGGGCAGCAAGAACGCAGCCGAAGCCGCCGAAAACATCGGTATCGGGCTCCAAGCGTTCTGCATTCCCGGCTCCGTCGCCGACAGCCGCGACGTAGGTCTCGGGCACGGCAACCTCGGCGCAATGCTCCTGCGCGAAGAAACAAAGTGCTTCTGCTTCCTCGCAGGCCACGAATCGTTCGCGGCTGCGGAAGGCGCAATCGGCATCGCAAAGACCGCCAACAAGGTTCGCAAAGAACCCCTGCGCGTTATCCTCAACGGCTTGGGCAAAGACGCCGCGTACATCATCTCGCGCATCAACGGCTTCACGCACGTCGAAACAGAGTACGACTATTACACGGGCGAACTCAAAATCACGAAGGAAACGGCTTTCTCGAAGGGCGACAAGGCGAAGGTTCGCGTCTATGGCGCGGACGACGTCTCCGAAGGCGTGGCAATCATGATAAAGGAAGGCGTCGACGTTTCCATTACAGGCAACTCGACAAACCCGACACGCTTCCAGCACCCCGTAGCGGGCACCTACAAAAAGTGGGCAATCGAACACGGCAAGAAATACTTCTCCGTGGCTTCGGGCGGCGGCACGGGCAGAACCCTCCACCCCGACAACATGGGCGCGGGCCCCGCTTCTTACGGCATGACCGACACCATGGGCAGAATGCACGGCGACGCGCAGTTCGCGGGCTCGTCTTCCGTTCCCGCGCACGTCGAAATGATGGGTCTTATCGGCATGGGCAACAACCCGATGGTCGGTGCGACCGTTGCGGTTGCAGTCGCAGTTGAAGAAGCTTCGAAATAG